From the Methanobrevibacter sp. genome, one window contains:
- a CDS encoding helix-turn-helix domain-containing protein: protein MVNAVNKGLKVEILPDKNMTQVLNQNIGNARFIWNNMLSRYNYLYNLFSFHGCPLNPNIKNLNAILKMLKQENSFLREGESTSQQQV, encoded by the coding sequence ATGGTTAATGCTGTTAATAAAGGTTTAAAAGTGGAGATTCTTCCAGATAAAAACATGACACAGGTATTGAATCAAAATATTGGAAATGCTCGTTTTATTTGGAACAATATGCTTTCCAGATACAATTACTTATATAATTTGTTTTCATTTCATGGCTGTCCTTTAAATCCTAACATTAAAAATTTAAATGCTATTTTAAAGATGTTAAAACAGGAAAATAGTTTTTTACGTGAAGGAGAGTCCACCAGTCAGCAACAGGTA